The window GAAGGagttgaatgtgaccaactttgTCTCATGTGCTGTTACGAGTATGTGGGCTGacatcacttcccggctgcccacaccgtgcaagggtatttcttgaggaacctggaAAGGAAGTCGGATTAGTGTtcgtcttaacgacctgggagcgtgaccgcagagcccaagagATAACtgtttgaggccggtcgcgcacggccttgtTGTGGGAGGTCTCAAacatgttagctccgttctttaAAGGGCCCTACTGcaggagacggaaatccgtgaggtaaggtgaggcgtgacatttttagggtcgaccttttctaaccccttccttccttgtgagaaggcagtatCGCTGCAGATGCCGGTTGTAGGAggaaaacaccttactgctgtcacatctCTCTACAGTCGGCAGTACGaattcgccctcagaccttgagttgctgcttttagtcttaccgttctccaatcgacctgcatggcatggtagaacctacaggaacatatgtcccagccaatatagctcggttgggtcaatACAATAGGCCAGCCCGACCACcgcatcaaggtagcagctacggtcgggaagCGATCAATATACCGTAACAAATTCAAAGGAAAGACAATGACCGATACATCTAGCTTTAAGACAAAATAATTCCACTAAACAGATCAAAAGCTTTCTttagaaataaagaaaatacaatCAGTATCAAAAGCAtttgaattattgaaaaaaaacaaaaataataccTGACAAATTAGTCAAATGTTCAAACAACCTTGTGATCTCGTTGTTTACTGAAAAAGAGAACTTCATGAAAGTATGGTTAACAAGAAATGGTGCAAAGAAATCGTCTAGGCAAACGTCTGAGTAAAAATTAGAACAAGTTATGAATGCGAATCGGATGAATAAATACACAAGGAAGTGTAGTCTTTCATATACAATTCAATGATaactacaaaataaaaattacaataaGTAAAGCGttaaaaaatcaaaaatatcCATATTTCTgtataaataatacaaataaatgagCTCAGGCGAAGAAAAGACGAAGCACAGAATATACTCACAGATAAAACGACATGAAAGGATAAGACTACgaaaaattttattgttttggcttcttttcaaaatatttaaaatcctaataaaagaaaaatttaaaatgtagCAATCAGTTAAATCTATATTCAAAGAAATTTTTATGAGCATATATTAAAACCTGTGCATAAATACCGTCTCGCAGTGAACACAAtataatatcaaagtcaaaatagAACGTCTACTATTAATATAACAAGTTAGCTCAGATGGTAACGGagtaatttaaatatatataggGAGAGAAAGTCCAAacgataaacaaataaattataagtagcaaaataaccaatacaaaacTTAATGTAACTCAGCACTGTCGTGTATTTACTTTTAAGTAAACTAGACATAAAGCCAAGTCGAGCAAACTGAAGCAAACAGAGTTAGGTCTGAATCTAAGAAACAATGATAAATATGCTACTGATTGTGATGTAAGTATAAGTCAGATACGGACCAGTAAATCCGGACTAATTTACTAATTTGATATGTTGCAAAATTATAGTCATAATGAAACAAAACTTTCTCAACGTCCCTCTATTATTCTATTAATATTAACCTTAAATTTAAACCTAAAAAATAGTTTATCACATTCGCAATAAATCACAATCATGTTTAGCAATAGTGTAACTTACAATGAGAAAAACAGCAGCTAAGAGAATCGCTTTTACTTTCACGTCTAAGTCCATCGGAAAAGAAACTCCAAAATTATCTGCATCAGTAAAGAATTCTTGGACAATATTGCTCCATTTTCTCGTAATTCTACCTATTTCGACAGTACCGTCAGCAGAAGTTACCTTGAAAAGATTATTTAAGAGATATTAAAGATTAATTAACCGGATCAATTCTAAGATCCGCAGGTaaaaacaaacacaaacaatcattaAGCTAAATGAGTTAGATGAACTTCACGGCGGATCTCTTtgtatgtcagtcagtcatcatCAACATAAAGCCTGGTAAAGGTGTGCGTTGACACAAGTTACCATATCACCTTAGTATAGCAAGATGAAATTGACAAGATGTATAGAAAAAGAGAAATAATAAAGTTGCAATGAGGATGAACATGATGAAGCATTGAGAATAGAGTTTAGAAAAGTAGAATGGAGAGGCATTTCTGGAGAAATACTGAGAAGAGAAAATGCGTCTATTCTATTGTGAACAATTCTGAGCCGTATCACTCCAACCACAGATCACGGCTATCACGAAGACCTCAATCAAGTAGTCAACGTCAACAATCATTGAAGTACACAAGAAATGAACGAAATAAGTTTGAAGTGTAGtgacaataaaataaaagttcGTGAAGAAtctacaataatgataataatgaaacaaatttGTATTTTAACTGTTCATCGGTGATTCTTTTTGATGCATGGAGATGAGGCAGGAAAACAAAATCTATGGTGATTTCACAGACAGGAAAATAGAAAACTTTTTCAAATATCTGGCAGCTAACAAAAGACATTGAAACAGACTATATATTCCGTAAAGACTGATTTCAATGTACAACAAATAAAACCGGGTTACAGATTCTTATCACTTCACAACAGATCTTTGTACACTAAGCAAACTTTTTAACTAAGCTTAATTTCTTTCCTAAAACGTTAGAGAACTAACCTTTTGATAAGCAGAGACTAGAATCACACAAACAAAAATTCCAATAAATATGACAGGTACACTATGAACGATGTACGTAATCCGAAAGAAAAAGGATAGAAAAAAAACCCAGACGAAGTAGAttatcactgattgaaatcatgagtcagttgaagctagaacactatggaaaacctgggagcactggacggccgtttcctactagactgatagatcctgcgttcgaatttcgcggggtgcgggatcgtagatgcgcactgctgaggagtcccatactaggacgaaacggccagccagtgtttccaggttttccatggtggtctaccctcaattgactcatgatttcaaccagtgaaatttctaaaatccccaaaaaaccccttctgataaagtGGATTACCATTAATTTCAAGTAGCACAATGAACAAAATTATACAAAGTGACAAATAAAGTCTATTTTGACAGTATTTATCGTCAACagaaacaataatttaaatgttaataaGAAAGTATACCTTAAATATTATATCCGATCCTAAACATTCACAAAAACAACATGATGGACCATGTATTTGCAGAACTGTACTCTGGTTATTATCCAAAATGTGGTAATCAAGATTACAACCACTAAATACTCGTTTCACATAGCCGATACAATTTCCAGCTGGAGACTGAACTTCAAGTTCCTCTTGACAGCATTCTAAACACCTAGACCAAATCAATTAACACATCAATTAACTTTTACAAAACGAAACAATCTGATCTCAGAAATCACATTAGGAAATCATGTTACGGTAGCAAACGTAATCAATCCCTGATAAAAGTAGTTTCACTAATGATGGATTTGTTCGTAGTCAACAATAATCTAAACCATATTTTTACATCACAAACTAAACTGTGTACTTACAGTTAGTTAAGCAGTGGTTGGTGACACTACAGTACTCGACAGAATCGAAAAAAACCAAAACAATAGACGAATTCGAAAGTAAATATAGGTGGAGAACGACTGTTTTCCCCGTTCTACTGGTTACAGGATGGAGATAACTAACCCATAGAAGAATACACCAAATGTAAACTGAAACCAGTGAAGGATTACCAGCACCACCACATTCTCAATAATATACATCATTTCCCTGGCCATCTTTTCACCAATCTACTGTTATTTCTCAACAGCCTTCAAACTGGGCAAGGTGACAATCCCTTACTTTGATGCACAGTTCTAACTTGAACTAAAGCACGAATGGAAAAGCCTTGATGATGTAGTCATAACACGCCATCACATGAACTAATGACCACACTAAACCTCATTCAAAAATGTTGGTTTCATAAGTTGAATCCATGACCAGGGTGAAAATGGAACACAGCGTTCAAGATAGTATGTGTTAATCTTCAAGTCTTATATCATTAGCTTACCTATAATAATATAGCATTGATTAATCTTGAATTCTGTACAAAGTGAACACAAATTGAATACCTCATTGTCTTTGAGTTTGTATGAATCTGTCgtattttctgttttttgtTGACAGTTAAACATTATTTTCCTCAC of the Schistosoma haematobium chromosome 4, whole genome shotgun sequence genome contains:
- the PLSCR1_1 gene encoding Phospholipid scramblase 1 (EggNog:ENOG410V5F5~COG:M) gives rise to the protein MWMQRPAVINCPPGLEYLTQIDQLLIKQVIDAIETFVPYEVQNRYTCYNTLGQSVYRCYEESDFCSRAFCGASRPFVLHILNNNNSEVIRAIRPFRCDCYPCCSCLECCQEELEVQSPAGNCIGYVKRVFSGCNLDYHILDNNQSTVLQIHGPSCCFCECLGSDIIFKVTSADGTVEIGRITRKWSNIVQEFFTDADNFGVSFPMDLDVKVKAILLAAVFLIDFKYFEKKPKQ